DNA sequence from the Polyodon spathula isolate WHYD16114869_AA chromosome 19, ASM1765450v1, whole genome shotgun sequence genome:
tttttttcttttatgttaaaagtaaaaacctttttttttcaaaataactaatttatttatcatttaatgATTTGCAGCAGGGGAGTGTTTGCAGGCTTCAAATGGATGAACGGTTGTGTGCTCTGCATTATGTTCTCTTTGGAATGATACTCGCTCGGAGTGGCTATATTGCTGTTTTGAACAGCTGGGAACATGTTGGTGCAGAAGGTGTGAAGTCATTTTTGCTTCCATGGATTACACAGACATCACTAGAGGAAGACCAGCTCAGAAGCAATTTATCTGGAAAATCGACGGGCTGGCAAGTGCTTTCCAGCAAATACATAATTTCAGCAAACTAGGGTTCCTGGTAATTTTGACAAAATGGTTCACAGTCACTCCACCTATATAATTGGAGGGTAGAACAAATGGTATGGAAGGATAATGAGACAAAAAGCccacttgaagaaaaaaaaatcatagcatTGTTAAAAAACAACTTGCAGAATGACACGCACACCTGGCTTTGTTGCATCTGGTAATTATGCGTATTCCCATTGTCCTCCTGATTGGAGTAAACACATGCATCTTTCCATTACAGATTCTGATTGCTTTGTTACTGTGGATGCAAACTGAACTGTGGAGGCAGGTAGTTATTATTGTTGCCTTTTTTATATGTTATacttagtttttttgtttatttgttcacaCCTTACACAAAATGACACTATTTGTAGTTTATTACCTGCTGACAATCATCATATTACCacatttggtttatttattattgtaaaagGTTACTTAAGATATAGGAAcctatatacaaaacaaacaaacaaacacaatcgCTCTTAAAACTGTTCTGCAAACCTCAGATCCTACACTGGGATAATCAGCTGCAAGACTAGCATCGCACTGAAATGCTTTCTTTACTTTTAAAGATGTTACTGTAGTATTAGAAAATGagatcaggttttattttatttttttaaacttgtcttATTAGTTTAAGGTTAAGATGTGTTATCTAACActtaacacaaaatgaaaaagctcAAAAATTCTCCTAGGTGTGCTGGGTAAagctttcacaaacaaaaaacagtagcaCTTTATatgaagtgcctctaattactgtgtatttacatagtagctaattggtaaatacatgtatacttacacataattaaaaaaaaattccatgatagaaccctaatcctaaccttaccCCTAAGTCTAAACCTAACCctcttctgatacaattgtgtacttacattatCATGCAAAAAAGATGTACACTTTAAGTACATTGTGCAACTGCAGATAGCAGAGGAAGCATTAATCCTTCAGCAGGTACTTTACAGGATGTTCTTCTGTCAGATTACAGGTTTGCTTTTCTAACCACTGAGTGGGCAGACaatataaatgttaaaacagGTTTCCATGGTGCGCGGAAGCAGGTCATCGCTTTATAACATTTGCCTATTTCAATTCATCTTATCTCTAGTTATTAACAGATGTTAAGAGTACCTTTCTCCATTGTTCCCTACAGACTGGACACATGCCAGGAAATGCTGGGGACCATGGCAATGTGCTCTCCAATACGAGATTAAAAATGGAAAACAGGAATGGAATGGGAAATGGAATGGTAGGGAAATGGAAGATTGATATGCAAAGGGAGTCTTCGAACATCATTGACAACATACATATAAAGAAATGGAAGTGTGGATTCAATCAACAAACCTCTGCTTTATGAGCTGCATTATATCCCTGTTCTATGGTGCTATTCAATCGGACCTCCAAACATGCATTATTGTGTTGGTAAAATGGCAGTTttagagtcacacacacacatagaatgACTTGCTTTCCAGACTGGGAACCCAGTCACGTTCCCATCATTGTTAACTACAAACTTGGGGTCTGCACCACTCTGCAGTGAAAGGCTTTTCAGACTGTTAGAAGGTTAATGCAAGTCCTGACAGGATAACAGAGAGTCTGTTTCCCTGCAAGCTTTTACATTGAAAATATGAATGCATCTGCCAGATAGCAAACAGTGCCTTGGTTAGCCCAGCTTGTTCCTTTTATCAACCAAACACAATACAGCCCTGCAGCCATGATTACTGAGCAGAGTACAGATGCCATGAACAAACAAACCCCACAGaaacgtgtttattttttaactctgccAAGGTAATTGGGAGACATCACTGCCACGTTTAAAGCCAGGCTTAAATATCTAACAACAAATGGAAGCAAATAGCACTGTCCACCTCTAGAAATGTTGCACATGGTAGTATagggtttaaaaacaaactgattttaaTGAAAGACTTAAGTGCTTCATGTTGATATGCCATTTGGCAGGGTCGTGATTCAGGAGAACTCTAAAAGGATTGCCACGCTTAACAGGAGCTCATTAATTTAAAGATAGACATCACTAAGAATGTGACAACAGCCTTAAGCACTAGATGTTACTGATTAATTAATTTCCTCCATTATGATATatctaaaagaaacaaataaacacacaaatatataagAGCCTTATGTCGGTatcctaaaaataataaatgtaatctttCTGAACATCTAAacgttttttttattcatttactgTAACTGGAAAAGAATGGGATGAACTGGACTCACCTCACCGTGTTCAATGATATCTGCATGGAGGTGTGTAACAGGGCAGGCAGGAATTCACAGGAGAAAAGAATTACCTTTCATGCTGCATGCTTCTATTGATAGAATATCTGACACAAAAGCCACCTTCTAGCTGGTTTTCTTAACAAAGAAATGAGCACTCTGCACAAGACTTGCTAGCCTTCCACCATGAGTTCCACATCTCAACTCACTTTCAAACTGACCCAGGTGTGTTTATACATGTGGTCAGGTTAATTAGCAAGTGATTAAGCCATTTCACCTGAACACACGCACCTGGATTTCTTGAACTGGGGTTTCTCACCCCATCTGAAGGGGCGCTTCAGGTATGTAATTTGGCAGATTTCAGCAAACAAACTAAACTCAACTGAACTCCAAAACTCAAAttaaaagtttcagttttttcagtACTGTAGTGCTAAAGCAGCTTTGATAATGTGTTTTGAGCAATAACAGTTTCATAATTATTTACTTACTAAAATCAGTGCACCGATCTTGACTGACCATTACAGCGTAGATGAAGTATGCAAGGTGCAACAATACATGTACAGATTCGcttcattattatttgtgtgaTACATACGGTATATaatcatttgtgtttgttttatttgtttcgtCTTTTGTCACATCAGAAAGTCAAGGTAAACGTGTTCCCACACTAAGGTTGGGGCTGGTTTAGGGTTGTTTTATGGTTCAGGTAAACTTGTAAAAACTACATTGTTGGAAATCCTTGCAGTGCCAATACTCAGGATCCATATTAAGGgacaagtgcaaaggcaaaggcaAATTCTCTTCAAGGATAAAACAACTtgaacagtgtaaaaaaaaaactccttgctAGTTTTAAACCAGTTTATTTATCTTACACTTTCTGGTAATTTGCCTTTGGACTTGCTAACAGTCATCAGTGTCAAAACTAAACAGCATGTGCCAGAGCAAGGTGCTGCTGCCCTTGTGGGTGATACAGGGCTGTACAACTGGCCCTGGGGGGAGGGGATCCAAACTCATGGTGTTGCAAAACGTGAAGTTGAGGGCCTTGAGCTTCACTGAAGGAGGATCAGGACTCTTCACTTCATGAGACGGGTCTGAGGGCACTCTGGTAATAGAGGCATTATACTGGAGAAAGTTTCACTTTTAAAGTCAAGGGAAACACAGTGTTGTTTAATGATTTATCGAAACCTATTACATACCAAGAGAAAAACTAAACATTCAAAATCATTATGAAATGCTGGGTAATATCAGAGATAATGCTACAGTGTTGACAGGGATTAGACAGGTAATTCCCTTTTTGCATCTCATTACTGTCTATTCATCCATACAACcacatgttaacatatttaaatatacgGTGCGACTCAGGGAGACATCCCAGCCATGCTGCAGAGTAGATGCACAATGGGTTCCGCTGACATATTTTTCATCCTGTCAGTGCAGTGGTAGCTCAGTGGCTTTGACCTTTCATTGGGCTGCATAAATCTTGTTCTATTGCGTTTAACGTgacacagtacagtttggataaacaagcGACTCACAGTGTGCGTAGTGACAACAGCCTGGAACAGAAGTAGCACACGActgactttttaaattattaaactacAGGATCTTTAAAAAAGCAATGACCAAAACAGTCATTTAATCTGAATTGCCTTGAGGTGTTATGGAAATGATTCATTGCCAAGCTCCAGGCATTTTCACCTTGACTATGTACAGTATTGAATTACTCTCATGACCCAATGTGGACAACATAACCAGAGACGTCTTTTATTATAAAATCCTATTGAATACAAGTTAGATTAAGGCAGAAATGacctttaaatttaaaagaacaGATAATCCCATGATGAAATAAATGAACCAAAGCATGCATTTGACATTTTACATACAATCAACATGAATAAGAGCATACTAAATTGGTTTGCTTCATTTTTACAAAGGTGAACGCATTGACCATGCCTAACCATCATTTtacatgcttgcctgtgctttgccatgctggCATGAGTTTTACCAAGCTTATACTATGCTTTCAACAATTGGTAAACCATGCCAGTAAATAGTTTGCAGTTTGCAAATGTGTTTATCAGCACCCTCTTACCAGCATGTCATCCTCTATCTAGCTCTGTCAAGAGCAGGAGCTGAGTGACAGACATTTCGAAGGTCGAGTCTCAGTGCGCAGCTTGAATATGTCTGCTAACAGTTTAAATAATAGCTTTCAAAGTCAAGGACTCTGAAGCTCTGGGGTCTCACAATAGCAACCATTTCAAAAAGCATTAGGTAACTACTGCATTGCATTGTTCAGCTCGGTTCAGCGTGATCCAGCAAATCTTTGGCTCATCATCTACTTTATTTCCTAATAGTTAAAGCATCCACACCTTTTACCTGTAGCTTCATATGTTCAAAAGTTATCATTAGAGGCGTGAATTAGGAAACAACCACCATATGCACCTGTTTGCATATTCCACCACGGTTTACTCCTTacgtaaacatttcaaaacaagcaGTCAAGTAGGCTGACTTTTGGattagtgccttcttcagtgtactacAACCGTCTGCGCCAGACAAGCAAATCAATACCCATCACTGTGTTTATGAAAATCAATTGACATCAGATGCTTTCAGATACTGATAACTTTGCAACCAGGCCTACAGAAGTTTCATGAAGTTTTTCACAGCTAGATCATTCTCTTAGACAGCATGCATGCATTTCTGCTTTCTGCAAGTGAAACGAAAAAACCCTGAACAAGTAGTAGATTTAATAACAACCTAAATAAGCATTGGAAATGAAAGTCCATGCGGGAAACAGAACTGCCAGCTTCACCAGCCTCTGCTGTGTGGAACTGGATCTACACATCAAGAGTGTCCTGCTCTACACACGTCCAGGTGATGTATACCACCTGCCACTTTCACAGCTGTGAGATCTGAAAGGGAACGCAGCCAGCAGAGATAATGGATAGGATTGGATGTGTTTACTACCCCTCCTGGACCCAGCAGTGTAGTAATGTCCTACCTATTTTATGAGAGTTGGATAGATTTCTATTGATCTGTTCTGCTAAACTTTCTGTAAAGTGCTTTCAGGCTTCACTTCTGTGAGGTATTGAGTGTTACTTTAGCCATTGTCTTTGTAAACGGTTTTGCTTGTAAactacaatatattttgtttctgaaCCTCAGTTTGATACACTCTGTCACACTGACAGCAGTCTAGTGCATCCCGAGGGAATTTCCTACATGTGTCAGGGTTAAAAATAACCCTCCTCGGTTCAGAAGCATGACGGCTTGCATGAGTTGGTCTCAAACCGTTCCTCAGCAAGCGAGGGAATTCAAAGATTTTCCTTTCCGGAAAAATGAATGGCAGAGTGCGCTCCCAACACCCACAGCAGACTAAAGAAATAACTGCAGCAGATGAGATGAATATGCCACAGATGAGATGAATATGCCACAGATGAGATGAAAATGCCACAGATGAGACGAATATGCCACAGATGAGACGAATATGCCACAGATGAGATGAATATGCCCCTCTGATTGCATGCAAGGGCACTGTCATTAACCTAATCATCATTCTCTACTtgaccaacaacaagagaatagTGACAGTCCTTCAGAAATTTCTTTGAAAGCTGTGATGATACAAATATTATCCAAATCTGAAGCACTTTCAAATTAATAGAAGAGGCAAGCCTCTACTTTGATTTCATAATTGCTGGTATTCCCTGTGCAATAAAGTATGtattttgcaatattttgcaTTTGTCTAATACTTGAGAATGTACAGCAGGGCAAGTACAGGTACATACtgtaaaacacaattcaaatctAAAAAGTGAAGGGgattaaaaagtatgttttcttttattttaagtgATGTGCTGCATGGATGTAATGTAATGTCATTTATTCATTACTGCAAACTCTTTACATAACGTTAAGCCATGTgaataaaagagaaaacaatgaGCAAAGCtgaatgaaaacatgcttgcTGAAAAGCtgaatgaaaacatgcttgcTGAAAAGCtgaatgaaaacatgcttgcTGAAAAGCtgaatgaaaacatgcttgcTGAAAAGCTGAATGTTGGATTCAACTTTGGATTCTCTGGATCTGTCCAGATAACTTAGAAGAAAACcttcaatgttaaaaacaaatatatgttcACTCATTCTAAGACCTGAAAGGTGTTGAATAGATGCTCATACatgttagtttattaactgttacgAATTACTAACATGCTAATAAATGTTGATTCATTTGTGATGATAGTTAGTTTGGGATTATCATTTTCAAGTCGTTGAAGTGGGGTTACTTTGTTTAAAGGCACTATTTTAGTTTTCCCTTTTCTTTGAATATAAACAGgtttgtgtatattatttaaacactaACACACAATGCCATATATTTGTTAACATGTTTGTAATCTTATCGTTAAGAGTTAACAGGCTGAACAAGTGGTAAGAGAATCACATTTTAACACTGTCATTATTTTTGCCAAAGGTTACTGAAGGCAACCTACTGGACTTAGCAGTTTTAATCTTGTAATGTCACGCTTGCAGCTGTCAAGTGAAACACAAATGTATTCTGGAAATAAGCGGCGACACATTTTTTAAGTAGATATTTACTGTTAGGCCATGCTGATTACTAAAGGtaatttattcaacatttcagaATTGAGTGATTTCAGTCAAATTAATATTGCGATTCAACTTGACAGTAAATTCAATTTTGATTACTATTTACATACTGGCTTGGGTAATTTAACGTTTTTAACACTATATAATTTAAACATcattaaatgtcagtttttccCTTTGGCTACCCATCTCGGAGGTACGATCACAGCAGTGtacacatgtattagaacacccactgcttctgctgttttgatttgttgtgcatatggaCAAACACAAAAtcggaaaggaaaaaaaacacaatcgcCGCACACATTGTTGTTATAGGCTGTTTCTCCTCTTCATGCTCTCTCAAGCTTGATAAGCAAAGCATTATTTACACAGTTGTCAGTATTCGCAGTTCGCGTAttgtcttcttttcttttttcccttctCAGTCCCTCGAGTCTATTTCTACTCAGTGCAGGTGTACTGTTTTACTTCACTCATaaatggcatgacatgtttcatTTCCTTTTACCAAAACAGTTTTGTACAAAACAGCCAGCCACCTGCCAGACATCTCCTCCAGATTTACATGTTCGAGCTAGCATTTCCAGACGTAGTAGTGGCTATATCATGACGAACCACGGAATGTCTCTCCCTGTTATATGTTATATCCCATTACAATCCTCTAGGAGGAGAGATTGTTTTCATGAATGTAATGATGAAACTGATGACGCTACCAGCAAGCCAGTTGTGAATGGGTTTTAGATGTTCTCAATTACGTGCTATGCTGCACAGACCCACTCTGCAGTTAAAACCTTGGATTCAATTGGGAGTCTTCACGACTGACTTCATCAACGCCTTTGCGGCGCTGGATTCATATGGACGTTTGGGAATCTGATGCATAATCAAACACAAGAGTGGTAGACAGCTTTGTGAAGAGTGTCATTAGCGTACAGCATACAGTTTTATATAGAGATACAGTTTTGAAGTCTTCTCCACAGCGAGGAAGCAGCACTGGCGATGTAGACAGCGCATCTGTTCAGAGCCGGCGGCACGCAGTGGAACGGTGTGGAACATCACGGGGGTAAATTGAAAACTATGCAAACACATCGACCATAGCCGTCTAGAATGGAAGctactactttattattattactgcaaaaCCAACCGCTATTAAAGGTGTCTTTTCTCATGCAATAAGATGGTTAGTTTTTTCCAAGCTATAGAACTGTTGATTTACAGAAGACGTGCCTTTGAAATGCAGAATTTCAGATATTATTTGTAAAGCAGAAATAGAAGGGTAAAGTAACTGTACCTTCATGAGGTTGTTCAGCTGTCTGGAGTCCGAGGCACGAAAGCGGTTTGAAACTTGCAGCTCGTTTTAACGGTAAATTGAACAGTTTTATTCACGAACGGAACCAGGAAGCACAACGACTCTTTAGTTCTAGTCATAGTGTGCTTTGCTTTGAAGTGACTGCTGAGGTAAGGTACGGAGGAGTTACACTAAGGTCAGAAAGTAAACAGAACATTAGGAAATGGGTCGTGTTGTTGTTAAAAGCAAGTCTGTTTAGAAATGTTCTTTCAACACCACAGAAGTAATACTATGAATGCATGCTTGTGTGTTTGCATGCATGTGTGAATGTATTGATGCAAATCGACTTAAGCTGCCACACAGGTGCAGCCCCTTTGGCTGCGGGTTagttaatgttttattgtatttgtaaattaatttaatttaaaaaaaaaaaaaaaaaaaaaaaaaaaaacaaaatgatgccTACATAATGTTACTTTTGAACCAACAATTAGAAAAGGTCAATAGCCTGGAGGATGCCGCCTCGTTcattacttgtattattttttttctctttcttgaaGGTGAGTGCCAGAACCACGATTTCCCAAACCAACATTAATGAATATGTCAAAAAAACGCGCCTTGTATTAAGCTATCAGACATTCTGCAGCACAATTCGGTTTAACTAATCGGGACAAACAAGAGCGGGTTATCCCCGTATACGCCTCAGAAATGAATCTTTCCGACAGCCTCTGCAAACATGACAACGCCGGGGTCTATGGGTCTATTGTGTTCCAACAAAACTTCACCGAGTACCCGAACTCTTGGACCCAGCATAACAACGGGAGTGCAGCTCAGCTTCCGACTTTCTCCACCGCCGCCAAGACAAGGGTCGGCATTACCTGTGTTATATTCCTGGTGTCCGCTTTCTGCAACCTCGCCGTTCTGTGGTCAGCCAGCACCAACAACAAAAGGAAGTCGCACGTGAGAATGCTTATAATAAACCTGACTGCGGCGGATCTGTTGGTCACTTTTGTTGTCATGCCTCTGGATGCCATCTGGAACGTCACAGTTCAGTGGCTTGCGGGGGACGTTGCTTGCAGGATCCTTATGTTTCTGAAACTCCTGGCGATGTACGCCTGCGCTTTTGTAACTGTGGTCATTAGTTTAGACAGGCAGTCTGCAATCCTCAACCCACTGGCCATCAACGAagcgaagaaaaaaaacaaattcatgcTCTCTGTGGCTTGGACCATGAGCGCCTTGCTGTCAGTTCCACAGGTAAATTACCCCCCTACTGTGTTTCATTGGCTAGTAACCCCAGATcatttacaaatatgttttttgagAACATCCAACTGTGTCCTTTAGCATAATAATACACTGAAGCCTACAGTATAAGCAAAACACCATTAAACAAATTGGACAACAGGTCCCATAAGTTAATTTAGAAAGGATGTGTGACAAATTGAGGGAACAGGACTGGAGGACTGGGGGAGTTGAGGTTCGATTCTAGGTGAGCTGGAGTCAGGTGTAGGAGCCCTTTCAGTGCCTGCAGGACTGGAGGAGTTGAGGTTCGATTCTAGGTGAGCTGGAGTCAGGTGTAGGAGCCCTTTCAGTGCCTGCAGGACTGGAGGAGTTGAGGTTCGATTCTAGGTGAGCTGGAGTCAGGTGTAGGAGCCCTTTCAGTGCCTGCAGGACTGGAGGAGTTGAGGTTCGATTCTAGGTGAGCTGGAGTCAGGTGTAGGAGCCCTCTCAGTGCCTACAGGACTGGGGGAGTTGAGGTTCGATTCTAGGTGAGCTGGAGTCAGGTGTAGGAGCCCTCTCAGTGCCTGCAGGACTGGGGGAGTTGAGGTTCGATTCTAGGTGAGCTGGAGTCAGGTGTAGGAGCCCTCTCAGTGCCTGCAGCCCCACTGGAGCCAGTGCTAATGCCGCTCTCTGCATAGTCTGACATACCAAGCAACAAAATACCTTGGAAGCAAAACCTTGAAAacacaacagaacaaaacaccACACCGAGGCATCTAATAGTAATGCCACCCTCTCCTCCTCTAGTCATGTTTAGCAAGCCTTACATGTTGATTTTGGTTCATTGCTGTTAAAACTGGGGAGGAGGCCTCCAGTTTCTTGGACCAGGGCCCAACAGAGCTGAAGAGGTGGGTAAAGAATTGAATAGCTAAAACTGATCTTTTGAGAAGAGCATTAAAATACAACCACAGACCTGAGCAAAAAATAAAGCTGGTTCATGTTGTGACATGTCACCTTGTAGCCGTGATAAACCCAAAGGAGGTCATAACCATAACAGATATAGGAGTCAGTTACTTCTGACAATGTCAGTGTAAGTTAAGGAAGTATTTAGTTACCTAGTAACATTGCATTTGAACAGCTGGATGATTCATTTACTAGCTGAGAAACCGCAGCGTGTAACAACTCCTGGGCACCCCTGAATGTTGGATACATGGCTAGATCCATCTTCTTCTGCAGCACAGCCTTTCCTAAGGATTGCGCTGAGCCATCAGTGTATGAAACTGATTGAATGCAATGTGCTGCTAATGTGTTCTCATTCATTATTCACTAGGAGAGTATCACATCAGTTTTGAGCAGGGATATAAACTTGCTGATCAGGTATTGATGTTCTTCAGGGTCATGCTGCATGCTACAGCATTAATAAGTCTTTACTCCTCCAGATCATCTGACTGGGAAATGCTGTATTATTAAGCGTGTGCTTGTGCcgtggttttgtttttcagatgttcaTATTTCACAGCATTACTATCACCGTACCACAGAACTTCACCCAATGCACCACCAGGGGGAGCTTCAAGGAACACTGGCAGGAGACCACGTATAACATGTTCACCTTTGTGTGCCTCTTCCTCTTACCTCTGGCCATCATGATCTTGTGCTACTCCAGGATCCTCATTGAGATATCAAAACAAATGACAAAGGGAAACAGTAAGTGCACTTCGAGCACGCCTTATTTCTACAAACAATGACTTCAGgtaatatcacattatagaaacGACTGCAGATGATTCAATGGCTAACAAATATAGTTCAAGTATACATTGTAACTTTCTTATAATATTGAATAACCACAGATGATTCCAAAAGTGTATTATCCTTCAGTGCTATTATTTGTAATCATAATCTGTAActattaataacatcattaataaaATGCTTCTAGAATGTATATAATCCAGGTGTGCATATGTACACACAACACATCCCAAAGCTAAAGTGCTACTCAGGAAGTTTTCTGCTTCTGGCAGATAGATTAAAGTTGTTTTTCAGTCCAGCCATAAAACTCTGCAAGTAATTTATTAACTCTGTAGATTACCTTTAATCAATACTATCCCAAGAATGCCACCTGTAGGTTCTGACCTAACATCAGCCCACTTGCGCAAGTTAAAGAGATAAAGAGgctgagctgtttttttgtttttgtttcagtatcTTCGAAGGAAGTGCACTTGAGGCGATCAAAGAATAATATTCCAAAGGCACGAATGAGAACTTTGAAGATGAGCATCGGCATTGTGACTTCCTTCATTGTCTGCTGGACCCCTTATTACCTTCTGGGGCTGTGGTACTGGTTTTCCCCTGACGTTCTGGAGGAAACCGTCTCCCATTCCCTGACCCACGTGCTGTTTTTATTCGGGCTGTTCAGTGCTTGCCTGGACCCCATCACCTATGGACTCTTCACCATCCACTTCACCGGCCTCAAACGCTACTGCTGCAGCACCAGTATAATGATGGAGTCAGAAACCAATTCCACCATGACCAGCTCCTTTAGGGGCTCAGCGTCATCGTTCCGTATGAAGAGGCTCACTGTGCTCGCTCACAAGACGCAAGGGAGTAGCGGTGCGAGGAACGAGCCGGAGAGAAAGACTGGCTACTACAGCAACGGCAACAGCTATCTCACTGTCTACAAGGAAGGGACCAATGACAGGACTCACTCATGATGTGAGATCAAACCAGAGCAGGATGGAAGAAAGGCTGCACTCTCTGCCCGAGTGCTTTGAGAAGAAAAGGATTGGACAAGCACCCTCCATGGGCACCCTGGACTGATTACCTCCCCTGATTCCTTCAGGGATGTTTAAAATGGCAATCTGTAGGAAAGTCTGATCTCCAGATTAACCTGTGAAGCAATTACTAAGGAGGATGTTCCTCATGAAACGGCTGTCATTTTTTGCAGcccctgccaaccaagcacctccAATCAGTCCTCTATCAAAGCcccttgcaacagggagatgcagattGTGTATATTGCACAATACTGTCAGG
Encoded proteins:
- the LOC121294466 gene encoding gonadotropin-releasing hormone II receptor-like; this translates as MNLSDSLCKHDNAGVYGSIVFQQNFTEYPNSWTQHNNGSAAQLPTFSTAAKTRVGITCVIFLVSAFCNLAVLWSASTNNKRKSHVRMLIINLTAADLLVTFVVMPLDAIWNVTVQWLAGDVACRILMFLKLLAMYACAFVTVVISLDRQSAILNPLAINEAKKKNKFMLSVAWTMSALLSVPQMFIFHSITITVPQNFTQCTTRGSFKEHWQETTYNMFTFVCLFLLPLAIMILCYSRILIEISKQMTKGNISSKEVHLRRSKNNIPKARMRTLKMSIGIVTSFIVCWTPYYLLGLWYWFSPDVLEETVSHSLTHVLFLFGLFSACLDPITYGLFTIHFTGLKRYCCSTSIMMESETNSTMTSSFRGSASSFRMKRLTVLAHKTQGSSGARNEPERKTGYYSNGNSYLTVYKEGTNDRTHS